Proteins from a genomic interval of Rosa chinensis cultivar Old Blush chromosome 2, RchiOBHm-V2, whole genome shotgun sequence:
- the LOC112187746 gene encoding E3 ubiquitin-protein ligase RNF144A isoform X1 produces the protein MLTSKPSHSHSHSHSPIQILTVDDDDDDDAGADVIFPPIPHSSSSAAIAVHDDRKDPSAPRSSPSPTKVPTFIDLSDEPDDGDDDEIRILRFKPTKTHFKKRRTNPFTSGSVSEPGQSSSDSLTDYPPFVCAICADDKPGYQSFPIENCNHVYCSDCVINYIDFKLQENEPTIRCPVPGCKGLLEPEYCRSVLPAQVFARWGKAMCDAVIQGSEKFYCPYQDCSALLIDDGEEVVRESQCPHCGRMFCAQCKVAWHVGMDCSEFQRLSVDERGNEDVMLRNLAQSQNWRRCPSCMFYVEKSVGCSYMRCRCGSPDCLFVLLMDCQCKLLQVWICILLQLWSTSCQSYLSKLS, from the exons ATGCTCACCTCCAAaccctctcactctcactctcactctcactctccaATTCAAATTCTCACcgtcgacgacgacgacgacgacgatgcCGGCGCTGACGTAATCTTCCCTCCGATTCCCCACAGCTCCTCCTCCGCCGCGATCGCCGTCCACGACGATCGAAAAGACCCATCTGCCCCCAGATCATCTCCCTCCCCGACCAAAGTACCCACCTTTATCGACCTCTCCGACGAACCCGACGACGGAGACGACGACGAGATTCGGATTCTCCGATTCAAACCCACCAAAACCCACTTCAAAAAGCGAAGAACAAACCCGTTTACATCCGGGTCCGTATCGGAACCCGGCCAGTCCTCCTCCGATTCTCTCACCGACTACCCACCATTCGTGTGTGCTATTTGCGCCGACGACAAGCCTGGGTACCAATCTTTTCCGATCGAGAATTGCAACCACGTGTATTGCTCCGATTGTGTGATCAACTACATCGATTTCAAGCTCCAAGAAAACGAACCCACAATTCGGTGCCCTGTTCCGGGGTGCAAGGGTCTGCTGGAGCCCGAGTACTGCCGCTCGGTTCTGCCGGCTCAGGTGTTTGCGAGGTGGGGAAAGGCAATGTGTGATGCAGTGATACAGGGGTCGGAGAAATTCTACTGCCCATATCAGGACTGCTCTGCTCTGCTGATCGATGACGGGGAGGAGGTGGTGAGGGAGTCGCAGTGCCCGCATTGTGGGAGAATGTTCTGTGCTCAGTGCAAGGTTGCTTGGCATGTCGGGATGGATTGCAGCGAGTTTCAGAGGCTGAGTGTGGATGAGAGAGGGAATGAAGATGTTATGTTGAGGAACCTGGCCCAGAGCCAGAACTGGAGGAGGTGTCCCAGCTGCATGTTCTATGTCGAAAAGTCTGTTGGTTGCTCCTACATGAGATGCAG GTGTGGATCTCCGGATTGTCTCTTTGTTTTACTGATGGATTGCCAATGTAAATTGCTGCAGGTGTGGATATGCATTCTGTTACAATTGTGGAGTACAAGCTGTCAGTCATACCTGTCGAAGCTGTCATAA
- the LOC112185414 gene encoding probable E3 ubiquitin-protein ligase RNF217 isoform X1, with the protein MRSKKAKKPKPEEKVSQSHIEIVNIEDDELCFTPKRSSKFNSISVDENRNLQSIKESIKASLLKSTGNFIDLSDETHSEDDEEVRVLRFQPPNTTFGKRKEPFSSPSVTEVGESSNSNSKKDPSFLCEICAEPKSRSESFGIKDCSHSYCTECMIKYVASKLQENVTFIKCPVPDCKGLLEPEYCRPILPPEVFERWGSALCEAVILGSEKFYCPFKDCSGMLIDDGKEVVRESECPNCWRMFCAQCKVPWHAGIDCAEFQKLNKDERAKEDIMLRKLAQNKEWKRCPKCRFYVEKSEGCMFMNCRCQTTFCYRCEHVLKRNHNHYCPNCKGR; encoded by the exons ATGAGAAGCAAGAAAGCGAAGAAACCCAAACCGGAGGAGAAAGTGTCTCAATCGCACATTGAGATTGTGAACATTGAAGACGATGAGCTTTGCTTCACACCAAAACGCTCTAGCAAGTTCAATTCTATCTCAGTCGATGAGAACAGAAACCTTCAATCAATCAAGGAATCTATTAAGGCCTCTCTTCTTAAGTCCACAGGTAATTTCATCGACCTTTCTGATGAAACTCATtcggaagatgacgaagaggttaGAGTTCTTAGGTTTCAACCCCCAAACACTACATTCGGAAAGCGAAAGGAACCCTTTAGTAGTCCTTCTGTAACCGAAGTTGGGGAATCTTctaattccaattccaaaaaaGACCCATCATTTTTATGTGAAATTTGCGCCGAGCCCAAGTCTAGGAGTGAGTCATTTGGCATAAAAGACTGTAGTCATTCATATTGTACTGAGTGCATGATCAAATACGTGGCATCCAAGCTTCAAGAAAATGTTACATTCATTAAGTGCCCTGTTCCTGATTGCAAAGGGTTACTGGAGCCGGAGTATTGCCGTCCGATTCTGCCCCCTGAGGTGTTTGAGAGGTGGGGAAGTGCATTGTGTGAGGCGGTGATTCTCGGGTCTGAGAAGTTTTACTGCCCCTTTAAGGATTGCTCCGGAATGTTGATTGATGATGGAAAAGAGGTTGTACGGGAATCGGAGTGCCCTAATTGTTGGAGAATGTTCTGTGCACAATGTAAGGTTCCTTGGCATGCTGGGATTGACTGCGCAGAGTTTCAGAAGTTGAATAAGGATGAGAGGGCAAAAGAAGATATTATGTTGAGAAAACTTGCACAGAACAAAGAGTGGAAGAGATGTCCCAAGTGTAGGTTCTATGTGGAAAAATCAGAAGGCTGCATGTTCATGAACTGTAG GTGCCAAACTACTTTCTGCTACAGATGCGAACACGTGTTAAAGAGAAACCATAACCACTATTGTCCCAATTGTAAAGGGCGCTGA
- the LOC112185414 gene encoding probable E3 ubiquitin-protein ligase RNF217 isoform X2, with protein sequence MRSKKAKKPKPEEKVSQSHIEIVNIEDDELCFTPKRSSKFNSISVDENRNLQSIKESIKASLLKSTGNFIDLSDETHSEDDEEVRVLRFQPPNTTFGKRKEPFSSPSVTEVGESSNSNSKKDPSFLCEICAEPKSRSESFGIKDCSHSYCTECMIKYVASKLQENVTFIKCPVPDCKGLLEPEYCRPILPPEVFERWGSALCEAVILGSEKFYCPFKDCSGMLIDDGKEVVRESECPNCWRMFCAQCKVPWHAGIDCAEFQKLNKDERAKEDIMLRKLAQNKEWKRCPKCRFYVEKSEGCMFMNCSFYRSVGSVCPGLFVLYNC encoded by the exons ATGAGAAGCAAGAAAGCGAAGAAACCCAAACCGGAGGAGAAAGTGTCTCAATCGCACATTGAGATTGTGAACATTGAAGACGATGAGCTTTGCTTCACACCAAAACGCTCTAGCAAGTTCAATTCTATCTCAGTCGATGAGAACAGAAACCTTCAATCAATCAAGGAATCTATTAAGGCCTCTCTTCTTAAGTCCACAGGTAATTTCATCGACCTTTCTGATGAAACTCATtcggaagatgacgaagaggttaGAGTTCTTAGGTTTCAACCCCCAAACACTACATTCGGAAAGCGAAAGGAACCCTTTAGTAGTCCTTCTGTAACCGAAGTTGGGGAATCTTctaattccaattccaaaaaaGACCCATCATTTTTATGTGAAATTTGCGCCGAGCCCAAGTCTAGGAGTGAGTCATTTGGCATAAAAGACTGTAGTCATTCATATTGTACTGAGTGCATGATCAAATACGTGGCATCCAAGCTTCAAGAAAATGTTACATTCATTAAGTGCCCTGTTCCTGATTGCAAAGGGTTACTGGAGCCGGAGTATTGCCGTCCGATTCTGCCCCCTGAGGTGTTTGAGAGGTGGGGAAGTGCATTGTGTGAGGCGGTGATTCTCGGGTCTGAGAAGTTTTACTGCCCCTTTAAGGATTGCTCCGGAATGTTGATTGATGATGGAAAAGAGGTTGTACGGGAATCGGAGTGCCCTAATTGTTGGAGAATGTTCTGTGCACAATGTAAGGTTCCTTGGCATGCTGGGATTGACTGCGCAGAGTTTCAGAAGTTGAATAAGGATGAGAGGGCAAAAGAAGATATTATGTTGAGAAAACTTGCACAGAACAAAGAGTGGAAGAGATGTCCCAAGTGTAGGTTCTATGTGGAAAAATCAGAAGGCTGCATGTTCATGAACTGTAG CTTCTACCGATCAGTTGGAAGTGTTTGCCCCGGCCTATTTGTACTGTATAACTGTTAG
- the LOC112187746 gene encoding E3 ubiquitin-protein ligase RNF144A isoform X2, whose translation MLTSKPSHSHSHSHSPIQILTVDDDDDDDAGADVIFPPIPHSSSSAAIAVHDDRKDPSAPRSSPSPTKVPTFIDLSDEPDDGDDDEIRILRFKPTKTHFKKRRTNPFTSGSVSEPGQSSSDSLTDYPPFVCAICADDKPGYQSFPIENCNHVYCSDCVINYIDFKLQENEPTIRCPVPGCKGLLEPEYCRSVLPAQVFARWGKAMCDAVIQGSEKFYCPYQDCSALLIDDGEEVVRESQCPHCGRMFCAQCKVAWHVGMDCSEFQRLSVDERGNEDVMLRNLAQSQNWRRCPSCMFYVEKSVGCSYMRCRCGYAFCYNCGVQAVSHTCRSCHK comes from the exons ATGCTCACCTCCAAaccctctcactctcactctcactctcactctccaATTCAAATTCTCACcgtcgacgacgacgacgacgacgatgcCGGCGCTGACGTAATCTTCCCTCCGATTCCCCACAGCTCCTCCTCCGCCGCGATCGCCGTCCACGACGATCGAAAAGACCCATCTGCCCCCAGATCATCTCCCTCCCCGACCAAAGTACCCACCTTTATCGACCTCTCCGACGAACCCGACGACGGAGACGACGACGAGATTCGGATTCTCCGATTCAAACCCACCAAAACCCACTTCAAAAAGCGAAGAACAAACCCGTTTACATCCGGGTCCGTATCGGAACCCGGCCAGTCCTCCTCCGATTCTCTCACCGACTACCCACCATTCGTGTGTGCTATTTGCGCCGACGACAAGCCTGGGTACCAATCTTTTCCGATCGAGAATTGCAACCACGTGTATTGCTCCGATTGTGTGATCAACTACATCGATTTCAAGCTCCAAGAAAACGAACCCACAATTCGGTGCCCTGTTCCGGGGTGCAAGGGTCTGCTGGAGCCCGAGTACTGCCGCTCGGTTCTGCCGGCTCAGGTGTTTGCGAGGTGGGGAAAGGCAATGTGTGATGCAGTGATACAGGGGTCGGAGAAATTCTACTGCCCATATCAGGACTGCTCTGCTCTGCTGATCGATGACGGGGAGGAGGTGGTGAGGGAGTCGCAGTGCCCGCATTGTGGGAGAATGTTCTGTGCTCAGTGCAAGGTTGCTTGGCATGTCGGGATGGATTGCAGCGAGTTTCAGAGGCTGAGTGTGGATGAGAGAGGGAATGAAGATGTTATGTTGAGGAACCTGGCCCAGAGCCAGAACTGGAGGAGGTGTCCCAGCTGCATGTTCTATGTCGAAAAGTCTGTTGGTTGCTCCTACATGAGATGCAG GTGTGGATATGCATTCTGTTACAATTGTGGAGTACAAGCTGTCAGTCATACCTGTCGAAGCTGTCATAAGTAA